The nucleotide sequence AGATAGATCAGTAGTAATGATGATGAAATTGCACTTTCAATTGAAAAAAATAAAAAACGATTTAAAATTGCATTTTCAAAAATAATTAACGTTTTTTTAATATATTTAAAAGTACACATTGTTTTTCTTGTAATAATGTTCAAGACAATTTATAATTAAAATAGTTTGACTAAAGGAGGGGTTTTGTTGAAGGTAAGAAAAGCAATTATTCCAGCAGCAGGACTAGGAACAAGATTTTTGCCAGTTACTAAATCTTTACCAAAAGAGATGTTGCCTATTGTTGATGTTCCAACAATACAATTAATCGTTGAAGAAGCAACAAACTCAGGTATCGAAGAAATTCTTGTAATAACTAATTCAAATAAGCAATCAATTGAAAATCATTTTGATATTAACTATGAATTAGAATCAAGATTGGCAGAATCGAATAAAAATGATGAAATAAAAATGATAAGAGATATTGCTGATATGAGTAATATTTTATATATAAGACAAAAAGAACCAAAAGGATTAGGGCATGCAATAAGTTGTGCAAAAGCATTTGTTGGAAACGAGCCATTTGCAGTATTGTTGGGAGATGACATAGTTGTTAATAAAGAAAATCCAGCATTAAAACAATTAATTGCAGCTTTTGATGAAAAAAAAGCAAGCATCTTAGGCGTTCAAAATGTTAGTGAAGAAGATGTTGATAAATATGGGATTGTTCAACCAATAAGAAAAGGTGATTCTAATAAACTACAAAAACTTGATGGGATTATTGAAAAACCATCAATTGAAGAAGCACCAAGCACATTGGCTGTACTTGGAAGATATGTTTTAACAAGTGAAATATTTGAAATACTAGATACACAAAAGCCTGGTAAAAATGATGAAATTCAATTAACAGATGCAATCGCAACGTTATTAGAAAGACAAGCAGTATATGCATACGAGTTTGATGGAAAAAGATACGATGTTGGAGATAAACTAGGTTATTTAAAAGCGAATATTGATTTTGCTTTAGAACGTGATGATTTAAAAGAAGATTTAATGGAGCATTTAGAAGATGTTATTTCAAAAAAATAAGAGGTGTTTAAATGAATGATTTTTCTATAAATATGTTATCTCAGGCAGATGATGTGCCTGGACAAGGTGTTGGGAGTGCATACATAGAACAAGTAAAGTTAGTTGAAGAAGGATCAAAAGGAAAATTTAAGGTGTATGTTAATGATAAAAATATTCATGATATCCAACATCACCATACAATAAATTATGGAAATTTTGTTAAGTTAAAAAGAGGTGGCTCTATTAATGTAACATATGTTCATTTTTTACCACACACTCTTGATGGTTCAATTAAACTTCCTAAATTAATTTTTGATGTTTTTAAAAAATATGTTATTAGATTTTATCGCTCATCAGATGCATTAGTAGTAGTTAACCCTATTTTCATTGATGAATTAATAAAATATGGTATTGAAAAAGAAAAAATTCATTATATACCGAATTTTGTTTCAAAAGAAAACTTTTTTCATGAAAGTGAAGAGGTAATAGAAAAAACTAAACTTAAATATGATATACCACTAGATAAAAAAATTATTTTAGGTGTTGGCCAAGTTCAAACAAGAAAAGGCGTGCTAGATTTTATTGAAGTTGCCAAGTCATTGCCAGAGATAATGTTTGTTTGGTGTGGAGGATTCTCATTTGGGAACATTACAGATGGCTATAAAGAGTTAAAAGAAATTTCAGAGAACCCGCCAACTAATGTTAAGTTTTTAGGAATAGTACCACGTGAAGAAATGAATGATATTTATAATATCGCTGATATTTTATTTGTTCCTTCATATAACGAATTATTTCCCATGGCTATTTTAGAAGCAGTTAATAGTGGAGTGCCATTATTACTTAGAGACTTAGAATTGTATAAAGATATATTATTTCAAAAATATCTTAGTGCAAATTCAAATGATAAATTTATTGAAGCAATTGAGTTCTTGTTAAATGATGAAAAAGAATACAAGAAATATAGTGATTACTCTATAGATATTAGTAATTACTATAGTAAAGAAAACGTCTATAATCAATGGGAAAATTTTTATTATAAAATTTATGATGAAAATTATGAAAAAATAGATAAAGAAAAAATTGAAAAGCAACAAGCTAAAACTTTAAAAAATTCAAGAGCTACTAGATAAAGGGGACAATAAATGAATGTTTTAATTATTGGTGGAGCAGGATATATTGGCTCTCATCAAGTGAAAATAATGTTAGAAGCAAATCATAATGTTATCGTTTATGATAATTTAAGTACAGGACATCAAGATAAAGTTGATAAAAAAGCTGTTTTTGTAAAAGGTGATATAAGAGATTATGATTTATTGAAAAAAACAATAATTAAATATAAAATAGATGCTATTATGCACTTTGCTGCCTTATCTATTGTTAGTGATAGTATGAACAGAGCATTAGAATACTATGATAATAATGTTTATGGCTTTCAAGTTTTATTAAATGTTATGAGAGATACTAATGTTAAAAACATTATCTTTTCTTCAACTGCAGCAGTATATGGAAAACAAGATAAGATGCCAATTGATGAAAAGGCAATGACTATTCCAAGTAATCCCTATGGTGAAACTAAATTAACAATGGAAAAAATGATTAAATGGGCAGCATTATCAAATGACTTTAGATATGTTATATTAAGATACTTCAATGTAGCAGGAGCATCACTTGATGGTAGTGTAGGAGAATTACATAATCCAGAAACTCATTTAATTCCTATAGTATTAGAAGTTGCATTAAATAAAAGAGAAAAATTATTTGTAAATGGAAATGATTACAATACTAAAGATGGTACATGTATTCGAGATTATATTCATGTACTGGATTTATGTCAAGCACATAAATTAGCCTTAGATTATTTAGTGAGTGGTAATAAATCAGATACTTTTAATCTAGGTTATGGTTATGGGTACAGTGTTATTGAAATAATTGAAAGTGCTAGAAAAGTATGCCAACATGAACTTTTATATGAAATTGCACCAAGGCGTCAGGGTGATCCAGATGTTTTAATTGCTTCATGTGATAAAGTTAAAGATGTTTTAAAATGGCAACCAAAGTATAATGATATAAATATAATTATTGAAAGTGCATATAATTTTATTGAAAAAAATAAATAATTTATAATTTATAAACAAGAGAAAATGACTTTCTTTTGTTTTTTTTAAAAAATATAAAAAAAATTTTTAATTTTTTAAATAATTTTATATGTATAAAATAAGTTTAGAGTGCTTTTTAA is from Bacilli bacterium PM5-9 and encodes:
- a CDS encoding 1,2-diacylglycerol-3-alpha-glucose alpha-1,2-galactosyltransferase (product_source=KO:K13678; cath_funfam=3.40.50.2000; cog=COG0438; ko=KO:K13678; pfam=PF00534,PF13439; superfamily=53756); the encoded protein is MNDFSINMLSQADDVPGQGVGSAYIEQVKLVEEGSKGKFKVYVNDKNIHDIQHHHTINYGNFVKLKRGGSINVTYVHFLPHTLDGSIKLPKLIFDVFKKYVIRFYRSSDALVVVNPIFIDELIKYGIEKEKIHYIPNFVSKENFFHESEEVIEKTKLKYDIPLDKKIILGVGQVQTRKGVLDFIEVAKSLPEIMFVWCGGFSFGNITDGYKELKEISENPPTNVKFLGIVPREEMNDIYNIADILFVPSYNELFPMAILEAVNSGVPLLLRDLELYKDILFQKYLSANSNDKFIEAIEFLLNDEKEYKKYSDYSIDISNYYSKENVYNQWENFYYKIYDENYEKIDKEKIEKQQAKTLKNSRATR
- a CDS encoding hypothetical protein (product_source=Hypo-rule applied); its protein translation is MCTFKYIKKTLIIFENAILNRFLFFSIESAISSSLLLIYL
- a CDS encoding UTP--glucose-1-phosphate uridylyltransferase (product_source=KO:K00963; cath_funfam=3.90.550.10; cog=COG1210; ko=KO:K00963; pfam=PF00483; superfamily=53448; tigrfam=TIGR01099), producing the protein MKVRKAIIPAAGLGTRFLPVTKSLPKEMLPIVDVPTIQLIVEEATNSGIEEILVITNSNKQSIENHFDINYELESRLAESNKNDEIKMIRDIADMSNILYIRQKEPKGLGHAISCAKAFVGNEPFAVLLGDDIVVNKENPALKQLIAAFDEKKASILGVQNVSEEDVDKYGIVQPIRKGDSNKLQKLDGIIEKPSIEEAPSTLAVLGRYVLTSEIFEILDTQKPGKNDEIQLTDAIATLLERQAVYAYEFDGKRYDVGDKLGYLKANIDFALERDDLKEDLMEHLEDVISKK
- a CDS encoding UDP-glucose 4-epimerase (product_source=KO:K01784; cath_funfam=3.40.50.720; cog=COG1087; ko=KO:K01784; pfam=PF16363; superfamily=51735; tigrfam=TIGR01179), yielding MNVLIIGGAGYIGSHQVKIMLEANHNVIVYDNLSTGHQDKVDKKAVFVKGDIRDYDLLKKTIIKYKIDAIMHFAALSIVSDSMNRALEYYDNNVYGFQVLLNVMRDTNVKNIIFSSTAAVYGKQDKMPIDEKAMTIPSNPYGETKLTMEKMIKWAALSNDFRYVILRYFNVAGASLDGSVGELHNPETHLIPIVLEVALNKREKLFVNGNDYNTKDGTCIRDYIHVLDLCQAHKLALDYLVSGNKSDTFNLGYGYGYSVIEIIESARKVCQHELLYEIAPRRQGDPDVLIASCDKVKDVLKWQPKYNDINIIIESAYNFIEKNK